In Bacteroidia bacterium, the sequence NNNNNNNNNNNNNNNNNNNNNNNNNNNNNNNNNNNNNNNNNNNNNNNNNNNNNNNNNNNNNNNNNNNNNNNNNNNNNNNNNNNNNNNNNNNNNNNNNNNNNNNNNNNNNNNNNNNNNNNNNNNNNNNNNNNNNNNNNNNNNNNNNNNNNNNNNNNNNNNNNNNNNNNNNNNNNNNNNNNNNNNNNNNNNNNNNNNNNNNNNNNNNNNNNNNNNNNNNNNNNNNNNNNNNNNNNNNNNNNNNNNNNNNNNNNNNNNNNNNNNNNNNNNNNNNNNNNNNNNNNNNNNNNNNNNNNNNNNNNNNNNNNNNNNNNNNNNNNNNNNNNNNNNNNNNNNNNNNNNNNNNNNNNNNNNNNNNNNNNNNNNNNNNNNNNNNNNNNNNNNNNNNNNNNNNNNNNNNNNNNNNNNNNNNNNNNNNNNNNNNNNNNNNNNNNNNNNNNNNNNNNNNNNNNNNNNNNNNNNNNNNNNNNNNNNNNNNNNNNNNNNNNNNNNNNNNNNNNNNNNNNNNNNNNNNNNNNNNNNNNNNNNNNNNNNNNNNNNNNNNNNNNNNNNNNNNNNNNNNNNNNNNNNNNNNNNNNNNNNNNNNNNNNNNNNNNNNNNNNNNNNNNNNNNNNNNNNNNNNNNNNNNNNNNNNNNNNNNNNNNNNNNNNNNNNNNNNNNNNNNNNNNNNNNNNNNNNNNNNNNNNNNNNNNNNNNNNNNNNNNNNNNNNNNNNNNNNNNNNNNNNNNNNNNNNNNNNNNNNNNNNNNNNNNNNNNNNNNNNNNNNNNNNNNNNNNNNNNNNNNNNNNNNNNNNNNNNNNNNNNNNNNNNNNNNNNNNNNNNNNNNNNNNNNNNNNNNNNNNNNNNNNNNNNNNNNNNNNNNNNNNNNNNNNNNNNNNNNNNNNNNNNNNNNNNNNNNNNNNNNNNNNNNNNNNNNNNNNNNNNNNNNNNNNNNNNNNNNNNNNNNNNNNNNNNNNNNNNNNNNNNNNNNNNNNNNNNNNNNNNNNNNNNNNNNNNNNNNNNNNNNNNNNNNNNNNNNNNNNNNNNNNNNNNNNNNNNNNNNNNNNNNNNNNNNNNNNNNNNNNNNNNNNNNNNNNNNNNNNNNNNNNNNNNNNNNNNNNNNNNNNNNNNNNNNNNNNNNNNNNNNNNNNNNNAACTAATCATTCCAAAAAATATCTTCCTATTATTTCTACCTCCTTACAGCCCAGAGTTAAACCCTGCTGAAAAGATATGGCAACATATCAAAAGAAAGTTTACCAATAAACATTTCGAAAATTTAGAACAAATCAGCACATTCTTTGACCAAGCAATAAAGAACCTAAGCCCTCAAATGGTAATGTCTATATGCACATTCAAATATATGAATATAGATACATTTTGGTCTAATTAAAATATCATTATCGTATAAAGCATCGCAAACATCTCAACCAGAATTGCGCTCGTACTCGGAGTAACAGTTCTAAAATCGGCCTTGCAAAGAGCCTATCAAAGATAGAAAATTTTCGTATTGTGCGTGTTTACCGTTAGCTGGCAAAATCAACTTCTGGGGAGTAGGGGGAATTGGCTATAACGTTTTGGCGCTTGGCGCAGTGGCGGAAATCGAAGCACAAATGTTCAGTTTTGTACTAAAGTTCAATCGAAGAACTACCGTTGAATTTAGCACTGAATCCGCCATTTTGCCAAGCTGCCTGTTGGTGGCTGGCGTTCTGTTGTCACGTATTCCGTTTTTGTTTTTGTAAAATAGTGTTCTTCCCAACTGTATATGCGTAAACCGATGCAGGAATGTATTTTAGTTTTATACTGTCTATTTCTTTAGTTCCTTCCTTGTCAATAGTTGTAACTAATGCGGTTTGTAAGTTATTGTCCTTTAAAAATTGCAATAACGATTTTAAGTCACCAGGTTTTTCATAAAATTGATTACTCCATTTGATTTCAACAGCCCATTGAGGTTTGAAATTTTTGTCGTCAAGTTTAACCATGTCAACTTCTCCTTTCTGCCACCTTGCGTAGTAAGGAGTAAACCATTCTCTGTGAAGCCATTGAGCATAAATTGCCGTCTCAACCATGTTTCCAATAAATGGGTCAGTTGGTTGTAACGGGGAAAACAACGCACTTCTCAGTGAAGGATTAGTCAGATAAATCTTAAACTGCGTTGCTCGTTGAAACTGCTTGGGTTTGTTTGAAATTTTATGAACTACCTTTATTAAAAATGCGGCTTCTAAATATTCAATGTAACGTTTAATAGTATTCTTTTGAACTCCTGAATTTTTACTTAAATCTTCAAGACTTACTTCTCCTGCACTGTTATATGCTATTGCAGTAAACAACGAGTTAAGTTCTTGCACGTCTCTTATTCCATAAAGGCTTGGCAAATCTCTCAATAACACTTTATCAATAATATCACTTCGGATATATCGCCCCGGATTACTTTGAATTTTATCCGAAAAAATCACTTCGGGATAACCACCATAATTGATATAGTCCAAAAAATGCTTGTTTAACTCATTGATGTTATTGGTGCTGTAAAATTTTGTCAAACTGCCTTGCCAGTCAAGATTTGTTTCTGTGATAAGTCTGTTCAATTGTTTCAAATGGAGAAACTCATTAAAGGTCAACGGTGGCAGCATAAAATCTGTAAATCGCCCTGCTCCGCTCTCATTGCTCTTAAGTCGTAAAGCAGCAGCAGCAGAACCCGAAACCACGAAGCGAGTATGAGGATAACTGTCAACCAAGGACTTTAGATGCACTTCCCAATCTTTTAGATATTGTATTTCGTCAAAGAAGATATACCAGCCTTTGGGACTGTCCTGTTTTGTTGCCTTACGGCAAAAACTAAAAAGTTGCTCTAAACTGATGTTGTTGTATATGGGTGTTTCAATTGAAACAAAAGCTACTTTCAAAGGGTCAATTTCATTTTCAAGCAGATTTTGAACAGCATGATACATCATAACCGTTTTCCCAACTCTTCGCGGTCCCATTAAAACAACAGCTCTTCTGACACCTGTCTCTGTAACGAGAGGCATAAACAAGTCAAAATACAATCTTCTTTGCATTGAAGTATAATATTCCTCAACTGTTCCAGTCACCCACCAAGGATTTTCAAATCTTAGTCGGTCAAGAACCTGTTCTTCCGAATATGGTAGTAAAGCCATTTTAAAGTGTTTTGATGTTGCAAAAATACCAAAATAAGATTACCATACAAGTCTTATTTACGGGTTTATTTCGTTAATAAGGAAAAATGTAGTTGGAATGATTCTTAATTGTAAGGATGAGTGTTCGCTAAAACACGCTTGTCGCTCAACGTTTTTGCGGCTTGGCGTAGTGGCGGAAATCGAAGCACAAAAGTTCAATAGAAGAACTGCACTTGAACTTACCACAAAACTGTCATACGAAGCACTGAACCCGCCATTACGCCAAACCGATGTTAGCTGCTGCCCTTCTTGTCTGTCGTGGGTTTCGCTGTCTTTGGTGCGGTTGNNNNNNNNNNNNNNNNNNNNNNNNNNNNNNNNNNNNNNNNNNNNNNNNNNNNNNNNNNNNNNNNNNNNNNNNNNNNNNNNNNNNNNNNNNNNNNNNNNNNNNNNNNNNNNNNNNNNNNNNNNNNNNNNNNNNNNNNNNNNNNNNNNNATTGTTACAAGTCCGCTTACAAGTGTCACCAAGGCAATAAGTCCTGATAATACTTTGTAAATTAAACTGTCCTTAATGGAATTAACTGTCCTGCTGCTTATAATTCCAAACCAATTCAAGACAAAAATCGGGATGCTTAATACTTCTCTAAACCCTTCACGAAACCAAACAATTGGATTTTTCAAGTTCTTTTGGGTGTCTTGGCTATATTCTTCCAAATAACCGATATATCTTAACAAACAGTCGTCAACCGAATTAACGTCAAAGTCTTTAACGGTTCCGTCTCTGAATTTTGGAATAGTGTTTATTACTATTTGATAATTTGAAACTCTGTAAGTTTGAAATGGAGCGATGTAGTCCATAATACCAAATGTTCCTAAATTGCCTTGTATTTTACTTACGTTCATAGTGAGCCATACATACAACTGTCCATCAAAATCACCTGCTCTGCTCCAACGGTCATAAGTTTCAAAATACTTGTTAGAAAACTCTATGAATTTGTTTCTGTATTCTCCTGCAAAATCAATCTTCTTTACAACTCTTGAATGACGATTATAAACCTGAACAAAGCCAATGATAAACACTGTCAGAATACCTAATATGATTAATGTTGTTATCATTTATGCGTTCTCAATAATTTTAATTTCTTCTTCGGACAAGTCGTAAAGCTGGTAAACCAATTGGTCTATTTGGCTTTCTAAGTCTGTGGTGTTATTATCATTTTTGCGACCTTCTAAAATCTTTTCAACTAACTCAATGAATGGCTTTTGCTCCTTTTCAGAAATATTTTTAATTGGTATTTTTTCAATGTATTGCACTTTGTATTCCAAGTAACCACCCCTGCGACTAATGCTCCATATGTTCATTAAAAAAGCAATGAGTTTTGAGTTCAAAATTGCCAATAGGTAACGACTATTTGATTTAATCAAAAAGCCCGTCATATCAATTACTGCACCTTTTGTTAATGTGAAATTATTGCCCAATGATACGTTTGGGTAGATTATGTATTCAGCATTGTAATCAACAGTTTTGTTTATCTGCTGATATTCATACCAACATTTTGTTTTGGTAACTAAGCCTTCCTTAATAATAGCTCTTTGAGATAACTTGGTTTTCTGTTTTTCAAGATGTGATGATATTTCTGGATATTCATTTATGTCTGCAATTGAATAGTCATCATTATATGGGAAGATGATTTTGTTTGCAGGTTTAATTGGGCTGTATTTTTTGATGTCTCTGCCAAAAACATAAGGTTTTACTATCCTATCATCTTTTAAATCAGTGAGAAAACCTTCATTAAATCCTGTCTTAACTCCAACAATTGGCAGTCCGCAGAAATCTTTAATTGGAACGCTTCCAATTTTTACTTTTTCAATAATGTTTGATATTCTGTTGTCAACAAATTTGTAATCGTTTTGAGTGAAAATTGATTTTGATGTGCTTAATAATTCTGAACTGCTAAGTTTTTCTTTTAGTGAGAAAGTCGGCAGTTCATTTAG encodes:
- a CDS encoding ATP-binding protein, with product MALLPYSEEQVLDRLRFENPWWVTGTVEEYYTSMQRRLYFDLFMPLVTETGVRRAVVLMGPRRVGKTVMMYHAVQNLLENEIDPLKVAFVSIETPIYNNISLEQLFSFCRKATKQDSPKGWYIFFDEIQYLKDWEVHLKSLVDSYPHTRFVVSGSAAAALRLKSNESGAGRFTDFMLPPLTFNEFLHLKQLNRLITETNLDWQGSLTKFYSTNNINELNKHFLDYINYGGYPEVIFSDKIQSNPGRYIRSDIIDKVLLRDLPSLYGIRDVQELNSLFTAIAYNSAGEVSLEDLSKNSGVQKNTIKRYIEYLEAAFLIKVVHKISNKPKQFQRATQFKIYLTNPSLRSALFSPLQPTDPFIGNMVETAIYAQWLHREWFTPYYARWQKGEVDMVKLDDKNFKPQWAVEIKWSNQFYEKPGDLKSLLQFLKDNNLQTALVTTIDKEGTKEIDSIKLKYIPASVYAYTVGKNTILQKQKRNT
- a CDS encoding BREX-1 system adenine-specific DNA-methyltransferase PglX codes for the protein IEEIKANKIFENAFEWRFEFPEVLNDEGDFVGFDCVIGNPPYIRQEEVKDLSGYFQSKFKSFSGKSDIYVFFYENSINLLKPYGAINFITSGKFFEASYGKPLIEFLLNNTEVIEIINFNDLPVFEGATAYPLIYFAIKKSKDDYQFNYYSLNELPTFSLKEKLSSSELLSTSKSIFTQNDYKFVDNRISNIIEKVKIGSVPIKDFCGLPIVGVKTGFNEGFLTDLKDDRIVKPYVFGRDIKKYSPIKPANKIIFPYNDDYSIADINEYPEISSHLEKQKTKLSQRAIIKEGLVTKTKCWYEYQQINKTVDYNAEYIIYPNVSLGNNFTLTKGAVIDMTGFLIKSNSRYLLAILNSKLIAFLMNIWSISRRGGYLEYKVQYIEKIPIKNISEKEQKPFIELVEKILEGRKNDNNTTDLESQIDQLVYQLYDLSEEEIKIIENA